One window of Triticum dicoccoides isolate Atlit2015 ecotype Zavitan chromosome 5A, WEW_v2.0, whole genome shotgun sequence genomic DNA carries:
- the LOC119304178 gene encoding hydroxymethylglutaryl-CoA synthase-like, with the protein MAAERVKDVGILAMDIYFPPNCVLQEELETHDGVSKGKYTIGLGQDSMAFCTEVEDVISMSLTVVKTLLKNYNIDPKCIGRLEVGSETVIDKSKSIKTWLMQIFEECGNTDIEGVDSSNACYGGTAALFNCVNWAESNSWDGRYGLVVCTDSAVYAEGPARPTGGAAAIAMLIGPNAPISLESKFRGSHMAHVYDFYKPDLASEYPVVDGKLSQTCYLMALDSCYKTFCKRYEKIEGKPFSIVDADSFVFHSPYNKLVQKSFARLYYNDFLRNCSIVDKDSREKLEPYLGLSSEESYQSRDLEVCQQVAKPLYDTKVQPTTLIPKQLGNMYTASLYAAFASVVHNKHDALVGQRIVMFSYGSGMTSTMFSFKINEGQHPFSLTNIASILDISNKLESRHVVPPKKFVEALKLMEHRYGAKDFVTSQDTRLLVPGTYYLTHVDSMYRRFYAVKGDTAATPVTNGH; encoded by the exons gaagaactgGAAACTCATGATGGCGTGAGCAAAGGGAAGTACACCATTGGGCTTGGGCAGGATAGCATGGCCTTTTGCACTGAAGTGGAGGATGTCATTTCAATGAG CTTGACAGTGGTGAAGACTCTCCTGAAAAATTATAACATCGATCCAAAGTGTATTGGACGTTTGGAAGTTGGCAGTGAAACTGTAATAGACAAGAGCAAGTCTATAAAGACATGGTTGATGCAAATATTTGAG GAGTGTGGCAATACTGATATTGAAGGAGTTGATTCCTCAAACGCATGTTATGGTGGAACAGCTGCTTTGTTTAATTGTGTTAATTGGGCTGAGAGCAACTCATGGGATGGACGTTATGGGCTCGTTGTTTGCACAGACAGTGCG GTATATGCTGAAGGGCCGGCTCGTCCTACTGGCGGTGCAGCTGCTATTGCAATGCTGATTGGACCAAATGCTCCTATTTCATTGGAAAGCAAATTTAGAGGGTCTCATATGGCACATGTTTATGACTTTTACAAGCCTGATCTTGCGAGCGAATATCCG GTGGTCGATGGGAAGCTATCGCAGACTTGCTATCTCATGGCACTGGATTCCTGCTACAAGACCTTTTGCAAAAG GTACGAAAAGATTGAAGGGAAGCCATTTTCAATCGTCGACGCAGATTCTTTTGTATTTCATTCTCCATACAACAAG CTTGTACAGAAAAGTTTTGCTCGTTTATACTACAATGACTTCTTGAGAAACTGCAG CATTGTTGACAAAGACTCAAGAGAAAAATTGGAGCCCTACTTGGGCCTGTCATCTGAGGAAAGCTATCAGAGTCGAGACCTTGAG GTTTGTCAGCAAGTTGCGAAGCCCCTGTATGACACCAAGGTTCAACCAACAACATTGATCCCGAAACAACTCGGGAATATGTATACGGCGTCACTCTATGCTGCTTTTGCATCAGTTGTCCACAACAAACACGATGCTCTG GTGGGCCAGAGGATTGTGATGTTCTCTTACGGCAGTGGCATGACATCGACAATGTTCTCCTTCAAAATCAATGAAGGCCAGCATCCGTTCAGCCTAACGAACATTGCAAGCATACTGGATATCTCCAACAAATTGGAGTCTAGGCATGTG GTTCCACCGAAGAAATTTGTCGAGGCGCTGAAGCTGATGGAGCACCGCTACGGCGCCAAGGACTTCGTCACCAGCCAGGACACGCGCTTGCTCGTTCCAGGCACCTACTACCTCACCCATGTTGACTCCATGTACCGCCGGTTCTATGCCGTGAAAGGCGACACCGCGGCCACTCCGGTAACCAATGGCCATTGA